In Blastopirellula sp. J2-11, a single genomic region encodes these proteins:
- a CDS encoding deoxyhypusine synthase family protein, with protein MLDAAKSYKSFVENGGKMMVTLAGAMSTAELGVSLAEMIRQGKVHAISCTAANLEEDVFNLVAHNEYKLATNYRDLSPEAERDLRDAGFNRVTDTCIPETVVRHLERLLTELWIEAGEKGEQHSPVDYFRMLFDANALEPYYQIPVEDSWLKAAFDAKIPIYVPGYEDSTMGNIFAARVIEGKVKSHNVLKPGTAQMQELVEWYLANQKDHPIGFYQIGGGIAGDFAICAVPLIIQDLELDVSYWSYFCQISDSTTSFGSYSGAVPNEKITWNKLDVHTDKFMINSDASIVAPMMFAYVLGQ; from the coding sequence ATGCTCGATGCGGCGAAATCTTATAAATCTTTCGTCGAAAATGGCGGGAAGATGATGGTTACACTGGCCGGCGCAATGAGTACCGCCGAGCTTGGCGTTTCATTGGCCGAAATGATCCGCCAGGGTAAAGTGCACGCGATCAGTTGCACCGCCGCTAATCTGGAAGAAGACGTCTTCAATTTGGTGGCTCATAATGAGTACAAGCTGGCCACCAACTATCGCGACCTTTCGCCCGAGGCGGAACGCGATCTACGTGATGCAGGATTCAATCGCGTTACCGACACCTGTATCCCGGAGACGGTCGTTCGTCATCTTGAGCGTCTGCTTACCGAGCTCTGGATCGAAGCGGGCGAAAAGGGAGAGCAGCATTCGCCGGTCGACTATTTCCGGATGCTCTTTGACGCGAACGCGCTGGAGCCTTACTACCAGATACCGGTCGAAGACTCGTGGTTGAAAGCGGCGTTTGACGCCAAGATCCCGATCTACGTTCCTGGCTACGAAGATTCGACCATGGGGAACATCTTCGCGGCTCGCGTGATTGAAGGAAAAGTGAAGTCGCACAACGTGCTGAAGCCCGGCACCGCCCAGATGCAAGAGTTGGTCGAGTGGTATCTGGCCAATCAGAAGGATCATCCGATCGGCTTTTATCAAATCGGCGGCGGCATCGCCGGCGATTTCGCGATTTGCGCCGTTCCCCTGATCATTCAAGATCTTGAGTTGGATGTCAGCTACTGGAGCTACTTCTGCCAAATTTCAGACTCAACCACGTCGTTCGGTTCGTACAGTGGCGCGGTGCCGAATGAAAAGATCACTTGGAACAAGCTCGATGTCCATACCGACAAGTTCATGATCAACTCCGACGCGTCGATCGTCGCGCCGATGATGTTCGCCTACGTGCTGGGGCAATAG
- a CDS encoding carboxypeptidase-like regulatory domain-containing protein: protein MFSQNSPWIILFFLSAAGCSSRVDKWVQARPEVFPTSGVVMFDGKPLAEALVTFHSDESNVSSYAKTDETGKFQLTTFEPNDGVVAGRHHVCVTKYKEPAVSQVPVELRSAPIPAPNLIPMRYGDPDKSELTANVASNGENHFVYRLDK, encoded by the coding sequence ATGTTTTCTCAGAATAGTCCGTGGATCATCTTGTTCTTTTTATCCGCGGCTGGTTGCTCGTCACGCGTTGATAAGTGGGTTCAGGCCAGGCCAGAGGTCTTTCCTACTTCGGGAGTGGTGATGTTTGATGGGAAGCCTCTGGCGGAAGCTCTGGTAACATTTCATTCCGACGAATCGAACGTTTCCAGTTATGCGAAGACGGATGAAACTGGAAAATTTCAGTTGACGACGTTTGAACCCAACGATGGCGTCGTCGCCGGGCGCCATCACGTGTGCGTGACAAAATACAAGGAGCCAGCCGTTTCGCAAGTTCCGGTGGAATTGCGATCGGCTCCGATTCCGGCGCCAAATTTGATTCCCATGCGGTATGGGGACCCAGATAAGTCCGAATTAACGGCGAACGTGGCGTCCAACGGGGAAAATCATTTCGTCTATCGTCTGGACAAGTAA
- a CDS encoding DUF1559 domain-containing protein — translation MLHDSFARSSLFSVRLFKKIFGSAPIASRDRQGFTLVELLVVIAIIGVLIALLLPAVQQAREAARRLQCNNNLKQWGLALHNYHDTHGVFPPRAGGTGTYSPTSVSNTNRTRLSGFVSLLPFIEQPALWDSIYGGTPSMGENPWRASFTPFTANLVALRCPSDSFDPDASSIGQSNYTFCGGDSNAYMRVDDDPTGSSPRGVFGHETHIGFRDITDGTSNTILMSELVRPISPHTKGYGNAPTDNPHGQAPLNCLAAYDRTTKTYSATIESAPGSGTGGRFPGARWTDGAARYTGFNTILPPNGPSCGRGGAHQYGGIYTASSRHPGGVLVLMGDGSAHFVSETIDTGDLGYSAEVTSGASPYGVWGALGSKSGGEVSQNF, via the coding sequence ATGCTGCATGATTCTTTTGCCCGGAGTTCTCTTTTCTCGGTTCGACTTTTTAAGAAGATCTTTGGCTCAGCGCCCATTGCGAGTCGCGACCGTCAAGGGTTCACGCTCGTTGAGTTGTTGGTCGTTATCGCGATCATCGGCGTATTGATCGCACTGTTGCTGCCTGCGGTGCAGCAGGCGCGAGAGGCGGCTCGTCGCCTTCAATGCAACAACAACCTCAAGCAATGGGGACTAGCCCTGCACAACTATCACGACACGCATGGCGTCTTTCCTCCGCGTGCCGGCGGAACAGGGACCTATTCGCCTACCAGCGTTTCGAATACGAATCGCACGCGTTTAAGCGGGTTCGTCTCTCTTCTCCCATTTATTGAGCAGCCGGCGCTGTGGGATTCGATCTATGGAGGCACGCCTAGTATGGGAGAAAATCCCTGGAGGGCGAGCTTCACTCCCTTTACGGCAAACCTTGTCGCATTGCGTTGTCCCAGCGATTCGTTTGATCCTGACGCGAGCTCAATCGGCCAATCAAACTACACCTTTTGCGGCGGTGACTCCAACGCGTACATGCGCGTGGATGATGACCCGACTGGGAGTAGTCCCCGCGGAGTCTTCGGTCACGAGACCCATATTGGGTTTCGTGACATTACCGACGGCACGAGCAATACCATTCTCATGTCAGAACTTGTGCGGCCGATATCGCCCCACACGAAAGGTTATGGGAATGCGCCCACCGACAATCCTCATGGACAAGCGCCGCTGAATTGCTTAGCCGCTTACGATCGAACGACGAAGACCTATTCGGCTACGATTGAAAGCGCTCCAGGTAGCGGGACCGGCGGAAGGTTTCCGGGGGCTCGTTGGACCGATGGCGCCGCCAGGTATACCGGATTTAATACGATTTTGCCTCCCAACGGGCCAAGCTGCGGTCGAGGCGGCGCTCATCAATACGGCGGCATTTACACTGCTTCCAGTCGACACCCCGGCGGCGTACTTGTCTTGATGGGAGATGGTTCGGCGCATTTTGTCAGCGAAACGATCGATACCGGCGACCTGGGATATTCCGCCGAAGTGACCTCGGGGGCGAGTCCATATGGCGTATGGGGTGCGCTGGGATCGAAGTCCGGGGGCGAAGTCTCTCAAAACTTTTAG
- a CDS encoding FadR/GntR family transcriptional regulator: MSRAEWVKEQMLENIRSRRWPIGAAIPSERSLVETFGVSRLPIREALSYLEALGVLDIGHGRRPTVKKIDAGTLGQLFPLMISLEGQQSFQQIFEVRTALEGQTAYLAALRRTRDDARRLYELADKFAAEVESEDVNAVETDLEFHVQIATACKNPLMSLLLHTLTRVVQFGQIQSCKNDLVRHRRAAQSHEQIADAIFHQDAERARVEMLAHLHYSASRIVSRDQNGDLGE, encoded by the coding sequence ATGTCCCGCGCCGAATGGGTCAAAGAGCAGATGCTAGAAAACATTCGGTCGCGTCGCTGGCCAATCGGCGCGGCGATTCCAAGCGAACGATCGCTCGTCGAGACTTTCGGGGTCAGCCGTCTTCCCATTCGTGAAGCCTTGTCTTATCTCGAGGCGTTGGGCGTGCTCGATATTGGGCATGGCCGCCGTCCCACCGTAAAAAAGATTGACGCAGGGACGCTTGGACAGCTGTTTCCGTTGATGATCTCGCTGGAAGGTCAGCAGTCGTTTCAGCAGATCTTTGAAGTGCGAACCGCCCTAGAAGGGCAAACGGCGTATCTGGCGGCGCTGCGCCGAACGCGTGACGATGCGCGGCGACTCTATGAACTTGCTGACAAGTTTGCCGCAGAAGTCGAATCGGAAGATGTAAACGCTGTCGAAACCGACCTAGAGTTTCATGTGCAAATCGCTACGGCTTGTAAGAACCCGCTGATGTCCCTTTTGCTTCACACGCTCACTCGAGTGGTGCAATTCGGCCAGATTCAAAGTTGCAAAAATGATTTGGTCCGACACCGACGGGCCGCTCAGTCGCACGAGCAGATCGCGGATGCGATCTTTCATCAAGACGCTGAAAGAGCTCGTGTGGAAATGCTGGCCCATTTGCATTACAGCGCCAGTCGAATCGTTTCGCGGGATCAAAATGGCGATCTCGGCGAGTAA
- a CDS encoding ATP-binding protein has product MKLTTKFYSLLIILMISMLLVGYLASRQASEVLRNVIISRSAGHAQSVIDEIDRMVHTRIAQWRAYSESPQIRQALHDSNAEFAKLPDIQATIDERDQQWRSNDPAVSQLSTEIGALPLSQELARQVSLLNDEYGAAEYGEVFLTNRYGANVAETNRTSDYRQNDEQWWRSAEKEGVYVDSVAYDESAQEYAISLCLRIDDSQGDFLGVLKTVISIHEIVDVIEQSAKQDSVLNISLIDAEKKYIYHSAYSARTPLDQISPLTGLTFTSFGPTQRVYEYASEDGTRILSIAAESRGSGKYMGLGWEAVVDQAEDSLMAPLTRLRWNIFGVALLLATIVLGISWLVGNRLRARIARLSHAAKRIGDGEFGLQVDDECHDELNDVVRQFNAMSWKIVHSHDELLAAQHRAESANLAKSRFLATMSHELRTPMTAILGFTENLLESPDYGSIEERNETLNTILRNGEHLLGLIDDVLDLSRIEAGRTEIQTELCSPGRIAKEVTGILKKRAAARRLHLSVRCKTPIPAQIETDALRLRQILLNLVGNALKFTEKGGITLELSSTFGDVGRRMLRVRVEDTGPGVPPDKLEHIFEPFVQGDSTTSRSFGGAGLGLPISRRLAELLGGTLIVESTLGKGSAFTLSVPVGDIEGIPFVESIDQCLKSLSQPSLDMPPRIDANVLLVEDSRDAQLLIRTILERAGAKVTLATNGVEALERMEIAEEVALPYDVILMDMQMPIMDGYTATQKLRGLGYQVPIIALTAQAMEEDRQRCMDVGCTDYQSKPIHRKTLLKKIHLALSDQQQETVISSPGGRLEMNSFERLHPANGDSSGPSKPTRS; this is encoded by the coding sequence ATGAAGCTTACGACGAAGTTTTATTCGTTACTGATCATCTTAATGATCAGTATGCTGTTGGTCGGCTATCTCGCGAGTCGCCAGGCCTCGGAGGTGCTCCGCAACGTCATCATCAGTCGTTCGGCTGGGCATGCGCAATCCGTAATCGACGAGATCGATCGGATGGTGCATACCAGGATCGCGCAGTGGAGAGCCTACTCTGAATCGCCGCAGATCCGGCAAGCGCTGCATGATTCCAACGCCGAGTTTGCGAAGTTGCCCGACATTCAGGCGACGATCGACGAGCGCGATCAACAGTGGCGGTCGAACGATCCCGCCGTCTCCCAGCTTTCTACCGAAATTGGCGCGCTCCCCTTGTCGCAAGAACTCGCGCGTCAGGTATCGCTGCTCAATGACGAATATGGCGCCGCCGAATATGGCGAAGTCTTCTTGACGAATCGATACGGAGCCAATGTCGCCGAAACGAACCGCACGTCCGACTATCGCCAAAACGACGAGCAATGGTGGCGCTCGGCGGAAAAAGAAGGGGTCTATGTCGATAGCGTCGCCTATGACGAAAGCGCCCAAGAGTACGCGATCAGTCTTTGCTTGCGAATCGATGACTCCCAAGGCGATTTTTTGGGCGTGTTGAAAACGGTGATCTCGATTCATGAAATCGTCGATGTGATTGAGCAAAGCGCGAAGCAAGATTCGGTGCTCAACATTTCATTGATCGACGCTGAAAAGAAATACATCTACCATTCCGCCTACAGTGCGCGGACTCCGCTTGATCAAATCTCACCGCTCACAGGCCTGACCTTCACATCGTTTGGACCAACGCAGCGTGTTTATGAATACGCCAGCGAGGACGGAACGCGCATCTTGTCGATCGCCGCCGAAAGCCGCGGCTCCGGAAAATACATGGGACTCGGCTGGGAGGCGGTCGTCGATCAAGCCGAGGACTCGCTGATGGCGCCGCTGACCCGTTTGCGCTGGAACATCTTTGGCGTCGCGTTGCTGTTGGCGACCATCGTGCTGGGAATTAGTTGGCTGGTCGGCAATCGATTGCGAGCGCGAATCGCGCGGCTGTCGCACGCCGCCAAAAGAATCGGCGACGGCGAGTTCGGACTGCAAGTCGACGACGAATGTCACGACGAACTGAATGACGTTGTTCGGCAATTTAACGCGATGTCCTGGAAAATTGTCCATTCGCACGACGAATTGCTAGCCGCACAACACCGCGCCGAGTCGGCCAATCTGGCGAAGAGTCGTTTCCTGGCGACGATGAGTCATGAACTGCGCACGCCGATGACGGCGATTCTGGGCTTTACCGAAAACTTGCTGGAGTCGCCTGACTACGGCTCAATCGAAGAGCGCAACGAAACGCTCAATACGATCCTACGCAACGGCGAGCACTTGCTTGGCTTGATCGACGACGTGCTCGATCTATCAAGGATCGAAGCAGGGCGCACCGAGATCCAAACCGAACTTTGCTCACCAGGACGAATCGCCAAGGAAGTCACCGGCATTTTGAAGAAGCGCGCCGCGGCGAGACGGCTCCACCTTTCAGTCCGTTGCAAAACGCCGATACCGGCCCAAATCGAGACCGATGCGCTCCGCTTGCGGCAAATCTTGCTGAACCTGGTTGGTAACGCGCTGAAGTTCACCGAGAAAGGGGGCATCACTCTGGAGCTTTCCTCCACATTTGGCGACGTCGGCCGGCGGATGTTGCGCGTCCGTGTCGAGGATACCGGACCAGGCGTTCCTCCCGACAAGTTGGAACACATTTTCGAGCCGTTTGTTCAAGGAGACAGTACGACATCGCGTTCGTTCGGAGGCGCTGGCCTCGGACTCCCCATCAGCCGGCGCCTGGCCGAACTGCTTGGCGGAACGTTGATCGTCGAAAGTACGCTGGGAAAAGGTTCGGCGTTTACACTCTCTGTTCCGGTTGGCGACATCGAAGGAATCCCGTTTGTCGAGTCGATCGACCAATGCCTGAAGAGCCTTTCGCAGCCGTCGTTGGACATGCCGCCGCGGATCGACGCGAACGTGCTGCTGGTCGAAGATAGCCGCGACGCACAATTGCTAATCCGCACCATTCTAGAAAGAGCCGGCGCCAAAGTGACGTTGGCGACCAACGGCGTCGAAGCCCTGGAGAGAATGGAAATCGCGGAGGAAGTCGCCCTGCCCTACGACGTGATCCTCATGGATATGCAAATGCCGATCATGGACGGCTATACCGCGACCCAAAAGCTGCGTGGTCTTGGCTACCAAGTGCCGATTATCGCGTTGACGGCGCAAGCGATGGAGGAAGATCGCCAGCGCTGTATGGATGTCGGCTGCACCGACTATCAATCGAAGCCGATTCACCGCAAGACATTGCTCAAAAAGATCCACCTCGCGCTCAGCGATCAGCAGCAAGAGACGGTGATCTCGTCGCCAGGCGGACGTCTCGAAATGAACAGCTTTGAACGACTCCACCCGGCCAACGGTGACAGCAGCGGCCCCAGCAAGCCGACTCGATCTTGA